One window of Nymphaea colorata isolate Beijing-Zhang1983 chromosome 1, ASM883128v2, whole genome shotgun sequence genomic DNA carries:
- the LOC116247625 gene encoding protein CLP1 homolog, whose product MMMGVAGTGASSTVRQFKLVKESELRVEVGADSPIRIRLASGTAEIFGTELPPENWVSFPPLHKFAIFTWNGATLDVDGTTEVEYVADETPMISYVNVHAILDGRRARAKEAYTTASADSVSLPVQKESQGPRVIVVGPTDSGKSTLSRMLLSWASKQGWKPTFVDLDIGQGSITIPGCIAATPIEMPIDPVEGIPLEMPIVYFFGHVSPSGHADLYKVLVKELAKTLERQFTGNSEARAAGMVINTMGWVEGVGYELLLHAIEAFNADVVLVLGQEKLYSMLKDVLKTKGSVDVVKLHKSGGVVSRNPKFRQKARNHRIREYFYGLSNDLSPHSNVVSFNDVTIFRLGGGPQAPRSALPVGAEPLADPTRLAPASVSLDMLHQILGVSYAKEPDQVISSNVAGFIYITDIDMQRKKITYLAPCPGELPSRFLLVGMLTWFES is encoded by the exons ATGATGATGGGGGTAGCGGGTACAGGCGCGAGTTCCACCGTCAGGCAGTTCAAGCTCGTGAAGGAGAGCGAGCTAAGGGTAGAGGTGGGGGCGGACTCCCCAATTCGCATCCGCCTCGCCTCCGGCACAGCTGAGATCTTTGGTACAGAGCTTCCCCCAGAAAACTGGGTCTCCTTCCCTCCCTTGCACAAATTTGCT ATTTTCACTTGGAATGGTGCTACCTTGGATGTGGATGGCACTACTGAAGTTGAATATGTTGCCGATGAG ACACCTATGATTAGTTATGTGAATGTGCATGCTATACTGGATGGCCGAAGGGCTCGTGCAAAGGAAGCTTATACAACTGCTTCTGCTGATTCTGTGTCGCTACCAGTTCAGAAAGAATCGCAG GGCCCAAGGGTGATTGTTGTAGGACCAACTGATTCAGGCAAGAGTACATTGTCAAGAATGCTATTAAGTTGGGCTTCAAAACAAGGTTGGAAGCCAACATTTGTGGATTTGGATATTGGTCAAGGATCAATCACCATTCCCGGCTGCATTGCTGCCACTCCAATTGAAATGCCCATAGATCCTGTTGAGGGAATTCCTCTTGAGATGCCTATTGTCTATTTTTTTGGTCACGTTAGTCCAAG TGGTCATGCAGATTTATACAAAGTGCTTGTGAAGGAACTTGCAAAAACCTTAGAGAGGCAGTTTACAGGAAATTCTGAAGCTCGAGCTGCAGGCATGGTGATCAATACGATGGGTTGGGTTGAAGGTGTTGGATATGAG TTGCTGCTTCATGCCATTGAGGCATTCAATGCTGATGTCGTGTTGGTTTTGGGGCAG GAAAAACTTTATAGCATGCTTAAAGATGTACTTAAGACCAAAGGCAGTGTGGACGTTGTCAAACTTCACAAGTCTGGGGGTGTTGTTTCAAGAAACCCAAAATTCCGGCAGAAGGCGAGAAACCACAGGATAAGG GAATACTTTTATGGTCTCTCCAATGACCTCTCCCCTCATTCCAACGTTGTGAGTTTCAATGATGTAACTATTTTCCGGTTAGGGGGTGGGCCACAGGCGCCCCGTTCAGCACTCCCAGTAGGTGCAGAGCCCTTAGCTGATCCTACACGCCTGGCACCTGCCAGCGTCAGTCTTGACATGCTCCACCAAATTCTTGGGGTTTCATATGCCAAGGAACCTGATCAAGTGATCTCCAG CAATGTTGCTGGATTTATCTATATAACAGATATCGATATGCAAAG GAAAAAGATAACATATCTCGCACCTTGTCCTGGTGAACTACCTAGTCGGTTTTTGCTTGTTGGGATGCTGACGTGGTTTGAAAGTTAA
- the LOC116247731 gene encoding uncharacterized protein LOC116247731, which yields MGFVMEFAENLIRRMMEDPEERDRKNREHIYAVKARCDKTKEMWALPIRPYGFWTFERHNAQLARDAQISNAAGRRDPYDELLLDDSK from the coding sequence atggggttCGTGATGGAGTTCGCGGAGAACCTGATACGCCGGATGATGGAGGACCCCGAGGAGAGGGACAGGAAGAACAGGGAGCACATCTACGCGGTGAAGGCTCGGTGCGACAAGACCAAGGAGATGTGGGCGCTGCCCATCAGGCCCTACGGCTTCTGGACCTTCGAGCGCCACAACGCGCAGCTCGCCCGCGACGCCCAGATAAGCAACGCTGCTGGACGCCGCGACCCCTATGACGAGCTCCTCCTCGACGACTCTAAGTAG
- the LOC116254895 gene encoding 54S ribosomal protein L51, mitochondrial-like, with translation MALRGVWQLKKLVVSYCDWGGSSRGIRAFMESHLPAFSEGNPQLEVVTELIRGQHPHLKGYFKNKNERVICVKNMTPEEILQYATGLRNALGRKVVKLKTRHVTKHPSVQGTWTTDLKF, from the exons ATGGCATTGAGAGGGGTTTGGCAGCTGAAGAAGCTGGTTGTCAGCTACTGTGACTGGGGTGGAAGCAGTCGAGGAATAAG GGCATTCATGGAGTCCCATCTGCCAGCGTTCAGTGAAGGTAACCCTCAGCTAGAAGTAGTTACTGAGCTTATTCGGGGTCAGCATCCACACCTGAAGGGCTACTTCA AAAACAAAAACGAACGAGTTATATGTGTCAAGAATATGACTCCTGAAGAGATACTGCAGTATGCGACCGGTCTAAGAAATGCATTAGGAAGGAAAGTGGTCAAGTTGAAGACCAGACATGTCACGAAGCATCCTAGTGTGCAGGGCACATGGACCACtgatctaaaattttga